The proteins below are encoded in one region of Phytoactinopolyspora mesophila:
- a CDS encoding phosphoenolpyruvate carboxylase, whose product MPDALRADVRVLGEALGQVLREYGGAGLLDDVERLRELVIASHHEDLTVADDAASQAERLVSSWPMDRCEEVARAFTVYFHLVNAAEEYHRIRALRAGDAADRPLSGAMSQAVAEIAALAGADQANGMLGSLEFRPVLTAHPTEARRRAVVNAIRQIAELLERRDDSRLGMSEAAETQRLLLEHVDVLWRTAPLRARRPGPLDEVRTAMSAFDDVLFHVVPQVYRRADAALGDDQEMRAPRVPAFVRLGSWIGGDRDGNPFVTSSITRQAIAIQSDHVLAALETACARVGRGLTLDAASTPPSPEITRILGDAEAAQPELYAELAERSPNEPHRIALLYAAARLAATRRRDADLGYSNADELLEELRMIQASLVQSGALRQAYGELQSLVWQVESFGFHLAELEIRQHSAVHRAALEEVRAGGELSDQTQEVLATIRVMAQIQARFGADACRRYVVSFTQSAADIAAVHELARYALDGRALALDVVPLFETGADLEASVQVLEGVLDLPETQARLEETGNRLEVMLGYSDSAKDVGPVSATLKLYDAQSRLAEWAARHKITLTLFHGRGGALGRGGGPANRAVLAQAPGSVDGRLKLTEQGEVIFARYGNPAIARRHIEQVASAVLLASTPEVEERARNAAVEFADVASTLDAAAKDAYHALVHTEGFPEWFARVTPLEEVGSLPLGSRPARRGLTVSSLDDLRAIPWVFSWAQTRVNLPGWYGLGSGLAAVGDLDLLRRARDEWPLFTVMLENVEMSLAKTDRRIAARYLELGERPELTEMILAEHALAIEWVLNVTGHSRLLEDRRVLGRAVALRNPYVDALSYLQVRALRTLRRGEDTETADEAASRRLLQISVNGVAAGLQNTG is encoded by the coding sequence ATGCCCGACGCTCTTCGCGCCGACGTACGCGTCCTCGGCGAAGCCCTCGGGCAAGTCCTTCGCGAGTACGGTGGCGCGGGTCTACTCGACGACGTCGAGCGTCTCCGCGAGCTGGTCATCGCCTCGCATCATGAAGACCTGACAGTCGCTGACGACGCCGCTAGCCAGGCCGAACGGCTCGTGAGCTCCTGGCCGATGGATCGGTGCGAAGAAGTCGCCCGGGCGTTCACGGTCTACTTCCATCTGGTGAACGCGGCCGAGGAATACCACCGGATCCGTGCGCTGCGCGCCGGTGATGCCGCTGATCGGCCGCTGTCGGGTGCGATGTCCCAGGCCGTAGCCGAGATCGCCGCGCTGGCCGGCGCCGACCAAGCGAACGGGATGCTCGGCAGCCTCGAATTCCGGCCGGTGCTGACCGCCCACCCCACGGAGGCGCGCCGCCGCGCCGTCGTCAATGCGATCCGCCAGATCGCGGAGCTTCTGGAACGACGCGACGATTCCCGGCTGGGCATGTCCGAGGCCGCCGAGACGCAACGGCTGCTTCTCGAGCACGTCGACGTCCTGTGGCGCACGGCCCCGCTGCGGGCCCGCCGTCCGGGACCGCTCGACGAGGTCCGCACCGCCATGTCGGCCTTCGACGACGTGCTGTTCCACGTCGTGCCACAGGTCTACCGGCGCGCCGACGCCGCGCTCGGCGACGATCAGGAAATGCGCGCGCCCCGGGTGCCGGCGTTTGTCCGGCTGGGCTCGTGGATCGGGGGAGACCGCGACGGCAACCCCTTTGTCACCAGCTCCATCACCCGCCAGGCGATCGCGATTCAGTCCGATCACGTGCTGGCCGCGCTGGAGACCGCCTGCGCACGGGTGGGGCGTGGGCTGACACTCGACGCCGCATCGACGCCTCCGTCGCCAGAGATCACCCGGATCCTGGGCGACGCCGAGGCCGCCCAGCCGGAACTCTACGCGGAGCTTGCTGAACGCTCCCCGAACGAGCCGCATCGCATTGCACTGCTCTACGCCGCCGCCCGGCTGGCCGCCACCCGGCGCCGTGACGCCGACCTCGGCTACTCCAATGCCGACGAACTGCTCGAGGAACTGCGCATGATCCAGGCGAGCCTCGTGCAGTCTGGAGCGCTGCGGCAGGCGTACGGCGAGCTCCAGAGTCTGGTTTGGCAAGTCGAGTCGTTCGGCTTCCACCTGGCTGAGCTGGAGATCCGCCAGCACAGCGCGGTGCATCGCGCGGCGCTGGAGGAGGTTCGTGCCGGTGGTGAGCTGTCCGACCAGACTCAAGAGGTACTGGCCACCATCCGGGTCATGGCTCAGATCCAGGCCCGGTTCGGCGCCGACGCCTGCCGCCGGTACGTCGTCTCATTCACCCAGTCCGCCGCCGACATCGCTGCTGTCCATGAGCTGGCCAGGTATGCGCTGGACGGGCGGGCGCTGGCGCTCGACGTCGTCCCGCTCTTCGAGACCGGCGCCGACCTCGAAGCATCGGTCCAGGTGCTCGAAGGTGTCCTCGACCTGCCCGAGACTCAGGCCAGGCTGGAAGAGACCGGGAATCGCCTCGAGGTCATGCTCGGATACTCCGACTCCGCGAAGGACGTCGGCCCGGTGTCGGCCACGCTGAAGCTGTACGACGCGCAGTCCAGACTCGCCGAGTGGGCCGCCCGGCACAAGATCACCCTGACCTTGTTCCACGGTCGTGGTGGTGCGCTCGGGCGTGGCGGCGGCCCGGCGAACCGGGCGGTGCTGGCCCAGGCGCCAGGATCCGTGGACGGCCGGCTCAAGCTCACCGAACAAGGTGAGGTCATCTTCGCGCGGTACGGGAATCCGGCGATTGCCCGCCGGCACATCGAGCAGGTGGCCTCCGCCGTGTTGCTTGCTTCCACCCCGGAGGTCGAAGAACGCGCCCGCAACGCCGCTGTGGAGTTCGCCGATGTGGCCTCCACCCTTGACGCTGCCGCCAAAGACGCCTACCACGCGCTGGTGCACACCGAAGGGTTCCCGGAGTGGTTCGCCCGGGTCACCCCGCTCGAGGAGGTCGGCTCGCTGCCGCTCGGCTCCCGCCCGGCCCGTCGTGGCCTGACCGTCTCGTCGCTCGATGACCTCCGGGCGATTCCGTGGGTGTTCTCCTGGGCGCAGACCAGGGTCAACCTGCCCGGCTGGTACGGCCTCGGTTCGGGGCTGGCCGCGGTGGGCGACCTGGACCTGCTGCGGCGGGCCCGGGATGAATGGCCGCTGTTCACCGTGATGCTCGAGAACGTCGAGATGTCTCTGGCCAAGACCGATCGCCGGATCGCCGCGCGTTACCTCGAACTGGGCGAACGACCCGAGCTGACGGAGATGATCCTGGCCGAACACGCGCTGGCCATCGAGTGGGTCCTCAATGTGACGGGGCACTCCCGGCTCCTGGAGGATCGTCGAGTTCTCGGCCGCGCGGTGGCGCTGCGCAACCCTTATGTCGACGCGCTCTCGTATTTGCAGGTGCGCGCGTTGCGGACGCTGCGCCGGGGCGAGGACACGGAGACTGCCGACGAAGCAGCCAGCCGCCGGCTGTTGCAGATCAGCGTCAACGGCGTCGCCGCGGGGCTGCAGAACACCGGTTGA